A portion of the Achromobacter sp. MFA1 R4 genome contains these proteins:
- a CDS encoding metal/formaldehyde-sensitive transcriptional repressor yields the protein MAHTVRQKKRLIARVRRIRGQMEGLERALEADAACAEVLRQLASARGALNGLTAEVMEGHLEEHVVHAASEADRSQGAQEMMEVIRAYMK from the coding sequence ATGGCACATACCGTCCGACAGAAAAAGAGGCTTATTGCGCGGGTTCGCCGCATCCGTGGGCAAATGGAAGGCTTGGAGCGTGCTCTGGAGGCGGACGCTGCTTGCGCTGAAGTTCTACGCCAACTCGCCTCAGCGCGCGGAGCGTTGAACGGGTTGACGGCAGAGGTGATGGAGGGGCATCTTGAGGAGCATGTGGTGCATGCCGCCTCTGAGGCGGATCGCAGCCAAGGCGCCCAGGAAATGATGGAAGTCATTCGCGCCTATATGAAGTAG
- a CDS encoding four-helix bundle copper-binding protein: MNSTQYETCIRECYSCAQACDQCFAACLTEEDATKMARCVKLDADCSEVCRLAAAYMARSSEFARPLCDLCAKVCEECGQECAKFQSSHCQHCASMCKDCAQACRAMA; the protein is encoded by the coding sequence ATGAACTCGACTCAATATGAAACCTGTATCCGCGAATGCTATAGCTGCGCCCAGGCGTGCGACCAATGCTTCGCCGCTTGCCTAACAGAAGAAGACGCAACGAAGATGGCAAGATGCGTAAAGCTTGACGCTGATTGCTCGGAAGTATGCAGGCTAGCTGCGGCATATATGGCCCGAAGTAGCGAATTCGCTCGCCCACTATGTGACCTTTGCGCGAAAGTATGTGAGGAGTGTGGCCAGGAATGCGCAAAATTCCAGAGTAGCCACTGTCAACATTGCGCGAGCATGTGCAAAGATTGTGCCCAGGCCTGCCGTGCCATGGCGTAG